tttacattacagTACCACAAATCCCACATAAATTGTGAGAATGGAAATGCGGCATGCATTCCTACACATCCCTGCACACATGTACtgttcacacactcactcaagcACACAAACTTTAAACCATGACCTGAGTGGTTGGCTGATTCACCTAGATATTCTTAAATTAATTGAGAGGCAAAAAATGGGTGTATCAGATTCTAATAGTGCTAAAAATGTTTGAGTGCTGCATTCTTAGAAGACCAGTGATCAATACTAGAATATCATAACAGCGCACTTTCAAATACTGTATTATTGAATATTCCATCAGgtcataaacaaacaaacaaaaaagtgaacAATAGTTTTATTATATGAATCGCCCCCCAAAAGATAGTGTTAAAAGATGCACACGCatagctctcttttttttttttaagtgttttaaattgttGATAATCACTTAAAACTCAGTACAGTGAGATGGAAATGATGCATTTGAAGGCACTATGCTGAAATCAGGAAATGTACCTTTCAGCTTGCTTAAACACATGTTGACAATGGGCTGAATGTAAGTGTATGCTACcaatgggaaattacaatcAAATCCTATGTAAGGATGCTTATTAACCTTTTCCCCAGCCTTTTCTCCAGCCAATAAGAACATCACACCTAGGCAAATGAGACAATGCTCCAATGAAACTACAGCAACCATACTTTGGCCAGGAACTAAAGTTAGCTGTAACATCTCCATGCGTTTCAAAACAGACTACTTTCCCCTACTTTATGGGTTTTATCATAATGCCAGGATGCAGATGGCGCAGCGTTGTGTTGCAGCTGTGAAGACGGTTGGTGATGGGAGGGCTGATTGCGATTAAACCTAAAATTAGTGCCACCAGCTTTGCCAATGGAGGGTAGAAGGCAGAGGGGAAAGCATTAGAGTAGTAGTTACTTTGGTTAACTAGCAAAATGAGATGCAACATGATGGGTATGCCTAGTGATTACTGgctttttaacagtttttcaaAGTGAAAATCACAGAAAGGAAAATAGTATGCACTACATGCTTTTTGGGCAGTTAAATTTGTTGTATATCAGTACATTGATGTTGTAATTATGACTGTACTCAAGTAGGCTTATTGTAGCTACAGCTCCTTCAACTCCACAGCTTTGTATTACAGTTAGAATTACTTGTCAATTTCAAGATCAagattttacatttcaaaacgCTAATCAGTTTATCAAATACGAAGCATTCTCCTAAATTAAACAACCAAAATAGTAGCCTAGAATAATTTTAATTAGCCCTCAGTCTCCACCAGCCTAAATTGATCAGTGAtaaaaatgcaataataaaCCATTCCGTCACCTCATAATCCCATTGATGTCTTAAATAATACTGTggagaataaaaagacaattttaACCTGAGTCCCTGCAGTTTATGACTTTCATGCGAAATTCCGCAgtgtgggatcaataaagtctataTTATCTATCTTATCTTCAGCGGTCAGATTAATTTAAAACGGTTGCACCAAATTCATCCAAACCATGAAAACGCATTGAAACACATGATAGGGGTTTTTAAACTCATAAACTACAAGTGCAAGGATATtaaggaaggaggaaggaacAGGACATATAACATTTCCAGGACCCACTGACCTCCATTGTCCGCTCTCCGCTCCTGCGCCAGGTCGTTGGCCCCTGTTCGGGCACCCTGCTGCCGCTGGAAGCCTCGCGTTGTGGAACCGCCCAGCTGGACCTCTTGAAAAGTGTCAGCACTCGGCAcatcatttgtgtttttttcaatagATATGAAATCTTCAAAGCGCTGGGAGACCCTTGGAGGGCCGTGCGGGGAAACTCGTGGGATTGAAGGGCTAATTGAGTGGATCTGCCGGTTGCGTGACCCAAACTGTGGGAAAGTTCCCCGAGTTCCCGATGTCAGGATGCCACTGACACAGAGCAGTCCCCATATTAATGAGGTCATGTTGCCTATACGCACAGTGGTGTTCCGTTCGCCTTTGGTCTGGATGCACTTCGGCCCACTTCCACAGCTGACTGTAGCTCCTGTAGACCTACTGTAGCCTTTTTATATGATCTCGTCCACACTGCCCACAAGGCGTGGGGAACAAGAGACCCAGAGACGTGGGGGAGCGAAGGAAGGAGTGCACGAGTGAGGGTGGGTTCAGAGCAGTTACTTCACTGGAAGTTCAATtaattgctatatatatatatatatatatatatatatatatatatatatatatatatatatatatatatatatatatatatatatatatatatatatatatatatataataatgggCCTACAAGGTGCATTTTCATATAAAACCATTAGTGGACTATCAGAAAGATTGGAAGGGCAGGCTACACTGTAAACTTGTCATGTAAATGTAGTAGACCTACAGCTAAAATATCACACTATCTTCCTGTTTTAACGTCCTACTGGAGCATACTGTAAacggcaatgcattctgggagaaaataaaaatattacagcaATGTCTGCGAATGTTTCACATTACAGGTATTttaccaagggggtaagcccaTAGACATATAAATTATATGTCTATGGGTAAGCCAACCTCCACAAGGCGTAGCTCAtgtggcgccattttaatgctaccaagcactcacctgccgttagcattccattgactgccattcactttggcgccactttgacagcaaattactttacatctgaagagTTTAAAAACTTTAGCTGTcccttgtttatttctaaagacacacgacaatgtataaaaggctccattaacGTATACCTCACATTATGGCTCCGTAGAAGACGTGTTTGTGAAACTGAAAAATTTAGTGTTACGATTGTGTCATATCCAAGCGACTTGTTGTCGCTTAGTATCACAAATCTCCGTAATGTCacgagaagctcgcagacagtttcgaCTTACATTAGCGTTtgaggtttaattactaatgttaactagcattttagttagcaattattagcctgtgcctatgttatttCCTAACAAATACCgacgctctccatctctgcaagatttggaatgattgagatttctcttggcacggctaccagaagacttacagctttcagacaggttgctcacgtcacatcaagtcttcaagctcagttggaggctgcgcagtaacgctcagccatcaccggaaagagcttctaatctTCTGCTTATAATAGATATTATTATAACATTGATCTCCGTCCAAAGCAATGGGATCTGTTGGTTCAtctctttcactgtctatggtatTTACTCTTAATACCGATGCATCTTGGGAAAATAAAGGAAGGCTGAAATTACACTGTAGCCAGTAGATTATtgtaaattcaaataatactattttactgtaaatggtCAGTTTCCTCAACTGACCATTTACAGTTgaaaaacttgaaaatgagctATTGGCTTAAATTGTGATAGAAATTCAATAATAAACCATTCTCTCACCTAATGATTACTTTTGCTTTTGAAACCTAAAGTTAGGTTTTGCTGCTAAAAAGGTTTGTACTTATACTTAATTAAAATGATGAATGCATGCATGAGTATTTTATAGTGTGGTGTTGCTTTACTTTAGCAAAAGATCTCAGTACTTCTTCTACCACTGGCTATAATAATTGTTCCTGAGGAGAAATCATTGTTGCAGTAGTACACGTTTAGTCTTTTCAGAATTTTAACAAATAAGAAAATTGTTTTAGTAGTTtcatttgaattgaatttcaaGTCACTTCAAATGCCCATTTATAGTTTTCCATGGATGTATTGCTTTATGTTTTGGAATAGGTTTTACAATTCTGACCTCTGCTGACAAAATAAGTAACAACCATGAGCCATCGAGTTCCACAGTTCATTCTATTACACATCATTGTACTAGTAAAACACCTTTTAAGGGGAGTAAAAATGACAAtggataaattaaataaaattaacagATGATAGGGTATCACATCACACAAAAGCAAAtctataaaaatgtgttttcagaaGTCACAGATTCAAGAATGAAaaaccttgtttcaagccattctagtgtggtatagaaagcctgcaggaaaactttgtgccagttctcattaatattcaacaagcaaagctagccaatcagagcctggctatcagtatcATTTACACACCACAAGAATTTAAGAATTTAAAAGATCAGACAAATATAATGGTTCAAGGCCATTCACTATTTTGTACATtaacagcaaaaaataaaatctgctcTAACCTGAACAGGGAGCCAGTGCAGTGAGGCCAGCACAGGACAGGAgttatatgtatgtgtttagATGATCCAGttagaacacgtgctgcagcatttaAATAAAACCCAATTCATTTTAAGACCCAATATACTCAAAGAGCATAGCCTACATATGGCATGTTGCCCTCTCATGGACTCTTTTGAAAACTGTGACACAGTTATTCTTTTTTGGGGTCACTGACCTGAATAAAAGAGTCATTGTACAAGTCAAATGCATACACCGGTCTGGTCTAAACCAGTTTTTTATCTGAAAGTAGGAAAATCATTAAGAAATGATAAATAATTTGTTACTGCAATTGTGTGAGCAATTCAAATCACTGGGTTATTTTTGTGCCACGCAGATGTTTTGCAGAGAAGATGCACTAGTGTTTTGCATTGCCACACTGACAATGCAAATGATCCAGTCTGACTTCCCACAATAGCAGTTATATGAAATAGCTGTAGCCGACAAACCAGTTCATACTCTAGAGAAAGGAACCACTGAATGCATGTGTTTTACCCTTGGGTATCCACAATGTTCTTGCTGTGGTTATGTGTGAGTATCATGAGTGTGTTTTGGCATTGTTCAGGTTTTGGTCTTCTAAATGCATACTCTCCTGGGGACATCATCATTGGAGGACTTTTCCCAATTCACTTACAAACCAATAGAACAACAATACCTGGACCGCTCTCCTGTAGTAAGTAAGTacacgtctctctctctctccctctcccccaacTGGTCGAGGTAGAGGGCTGCCCACCAAGAGCTAGGGTCTgcctgaggtttctgcctgttaaagaagaaaaaatattgtTACCTCTGTTGCACCAAATAGTTGCTTTTgggggtctctgtaaattaaagAGTGTGGCCTAGACATATATTGAAAAGTCTTCCGATATAACTTCTGtcatgatttgacactataaattaaataaaactgaatgaaCGTATGCTCTTATTAACAATTAGTCCATTTACATGACTATAACATAAATTATGTGTTTCCGTGTGTCCTCTGTCAATTTTTGCAGCTATGATTTGGGAATGTTCCTTGGGTCTCAAGTGATGATATACGCAATCAGAGAAATAAACCAGCGCACTGGGGTTTTACCTAACTTCACCATAGGATATGACATCTATGACACTTGTGGAGATGTCAGCATTGCCATGAGAGCGACACTCCAGATGTTGAAGAACCAGTCAGACCCTCAGAGCTGCTTAGTACCTGCAGCCTTTGGATCTACTTTACCTGAACCCCAAACAAAGGCAGTGATTGGTGAAAGATTTTCTGAAGTATCAACAGTTGTTGCACGAGTTTTAGCTCTGTCATCAGTTCCCCAGGTTTGTCTTCTCTCTGTACTTGATAGTGTCCTATTAATTACagtttaaaaagcaaaatatgtTAGATGTCTTTGAATAGTGTGGGGCTAATGATGAGATTATAATTGTTATCTAAATCTAAGATTTGATAACACATAAAGCAATAATTGTAATTAATAAACTCCTTTGTCTTGAGACAAAGGAAACAGCATGCAAAACCATTTTAACATGACATATTCCTGTTTGTTACAGATTAGCTATTCTTCAACTAGTGAGCTACTCAGCAGAAAGTCAAAGTTCCCCACATTTCTGCGAACAGTAAATAGTGATCTGTATCAGACAAATGCCATTGCTGAGCTGGTGAAACAGTTTTACTGGAAAACAGTGGCCATTGTAGGAAGCGATGATGAGTACGGGAAGTACGGCAGTGATAGCGTTAAGGACATGATCCTTAAATCAAACGATACATGCATTGAATTCATTGACATCCTGCCTAGTGACTTTTCTAAAAACGATTTCCGATCCAAGAAGATGCTAGCCGAGCTGGTGAGCAAGATCAATAAATCCTCTGCCGAAGCCATTATCATGTTCACCAAGGTAACCAATGCTGCTCTCATCATGGAAGCAGCTGTCAAATACAACCTCAACAGAACTTGGGTTGCAAGCGATGCATGGTCCACATCTGAAAACATCACTGGAATAGCACACATTAAGATGGCCGGGGAGGTTTACGGATTCATCCCTAAGAAGAATAAggttcctggttttaaagactATGTCATCTCAATGTTCAACGGGTCCACTAATGCCATTCTCGAACATCTCCTGACTAAGTATCCACTTTGTTCTAATCAGTCTGAGGGGTACACAAAGCTTAACTGCTCGCTAACAAACAGCGAGGAGTCCAAGCAATGTCTGGATCCGAGTGGCTTGGCCACTTGCATTAACCAGTATGAATCCTACTATATCTACCTAGCTGTTCAAGTCATTGTTGAAGGGCTTCGCAGCTTGCTAAAGTGCGACAACCACCAGTGTAAACGTAGCACCCCATTTACAGCCTTTGAGGTACAGTAAAGTT
Above is a genomic segment from Etheostoma spectabile isolate EspeVRDwgs_2016 chromosome 20, UIUC_Espe_1.0, whole genome shotgun sequence containing:
- the LOC116669917 gene encoding G-protein coupled receptor family C group 6 member A-like; this encodes MHVFYPWVSTMFLLWLCVSIMSVFWHCSGFGLLNAYSPGDIIIGGLFPIHLQTNRTTIPGPLSCSNYDLGMFLGSQVMIYAIREINQRTGVLPNFTIGYDIYDTCGDVSIAMRATLQMLKNQSDPQSCLVPAAFGSTLPEPQTKAVIGERFSEVSTVVARVLALSSVPQISYSSTSELLSRKSKFPTFLRTVNSDLYQTNAIAELVKQFYWKTVAIVGSDDEYGKYGSDSVKDMILKSNDTCIEFIDILPSDFSKNDFRSKKMLAELVSKINKSSAEAIIMFTKVTNAALIMEAAVKYNLNRTWVASDAWSTSENITGIAHIKMAGEVYGFIPKKNKVPGFKDYVISMFNGSTNAILEHLLTKYPLCSNQSEGYTKLNCSLTNSEESKQCLDPSGLATCINQYESYYIYLAVQVIVEGLRSLLKCDNHQCKRSTPFTAFELLMEIKKVNFTVDTTHIFFDANGDPSVGYDIVHWDVTESSLQIETIGQYWPGGTFKVSDDLVGIMRNVTITAYNCSKTCKRGQELKKERKLCCSGCFPCAEGEYSAGDGEECKRCGLGYYSSPERNVCWEKTIDFLNWSDPFINILSLLGLIGIIISIVFAILFAIHRRTPVVNAVGGYLCFLELLSLLLCFCLTFSFVGKPTEASCKVGLPLFGIAFSLCISCILANLLQIFVGFKFDLNVSSWIKKLNQPLAVVTIVPGIQLALCVPWLCLYPPFPEHQDISREIILLQCNKGVSGFFIAMLGYNTFLALICFLFAIKGKQLPDLYKNASLVTISMLLFIIVWIFFIPIYISLVGKYKRAIESSAILISCYSILGCHLAPKCYIMVFRKEINNENAITLYIRQHYEQKDMAVVKS